One window of the Pseudomonas lurida genome contains the following:
- a CDS encoding putative porin, with protein MRLASTKTAAVLCGGLLLALSVPASAAVDAKLLDMLKANGQITAAQYTELQSELAKDQKEQQIARQAQQETNEQIAATAKKTNELSSFDQKLAWAAKTQLKGDVRFRHETIKIDGTPNNGGKDKDRERIRARLGAFTEINSQVDTGIRVATGSSDDARSTNQDLDGYFNKKSIWLDLGYIDYHPTQIKNLHVIGGKMLQPWVSMGDVIWDSDINPEGLALTYKYPVGSSAELFGSLGNYSLKDNVNGDGVQFRNDLRMTAGQLGSRFSLTDNLKLTLGGSVYAFQNDEDSRCPTTTGTTPGCLTPSETVANTTAGNASEYRLYEGFSQVDIGGLAVPLSFYGQYVQNTKATDKDKDTAWLLGAKSKVFGFNLDYNYRDVQRYAVVGAFTDSDFAGGFTGARGHKFKVGYDIDKNFAIGATYFLTKADYASATGYRDANANTLQLDAEAKF; from the coding sequence ATGCGTCTTGCTTCCACTAAAACTGCGGCGGTCCTGTGCGGTGGCCTGCTACTGGCCCTGAGCGTTCCAGCCAGCGCTGCAGTCGACGCTAAATTGCTCGACATGCTCAAGGCCAACGGCCAGATCACCGCTGCGCAGTACACCGAACTGCAAAGCGAATTGGCCAAAGACCAGAAAGAACAGCAGATCGCACGGCAAGCTCAACAAGAGACCAACGAACAGATCGCGGCCACCGCGAAGAAAACCAATGAGCTGAGCAGTTTCGACCAGAAGCTGGCCTGGGCTGCCAAAACCCAGCTCAAGGGCGACGTGCGCTTCCGCCACGAGACCATCAAGATCGACGGCACCCCCAACAATGGCGGCAAGGACAAGGACCGCGAGCGTATCCGTGCCCGCCTGGGCGCGTTCACCGAGATCAACTCGCAAGTCGACACCGGCATTCGTGTCGCCACCGGCAGCAGTGACGACGCTCGCTCCACCAACCAGGATCTGGATGGCTACTTCAACAAGAAGTCGATCTGGCTGGACCTGGGCTACATCGACTACCACCCGACCCAAATCAAGAACCTGCACGTGATCGGCGGCAAAATGCTGCAACCTTGGGTCAGCATGGGTGACGTGATCTGGGACAGCGATATCAACCCGGAAGGCCTGGCCCTGACCTACAAATACCCAGTGGGCAGCAGCGCCGAGCTGTTCGGCAGCCTGGGTAACTACAGCCTCAAGGACAACGTCAACGGCGACGGCGTGCAGTTTCGCAATGACCTGCGCATGACCGCCGGCCAGTTGGGCTCTCGTTTCTCGCTGACCGACAATCTGAAACTGACCCTGGGCGGCAGCGTCTATGCCTTCCAGAACGATGAAGACAGCCGTTGCCCGACCACCACCGGCACCACGCCTGGCTGCTTGACCCCAAGCGAAACCGTGGCGAATACCACGGCCGGCAATGCCAGCGAGTACCGCCTGTACGAAGGCTTCAGCCAAGTGGATATCGGCGGCCTGGCTGTTCCGTTGTCGTTCTATGGCCAGTACGTGCAAAACACCAAGGCCACGGATAAAGACAAGGACACCGCCTGGCTGCTCGGTGCCAAGTCCAAAGTGTTCGGCTTCAACCTGGACTACAACTACCGCGATGTACAACGGTATGCGGTGGTGGGTGCCTTCACCGACTCGGACTTCGCCGGCGGCTTTACCGGTGCACGCGGTCACAAGTTCAAAGTCGGTTACGACATCGACAAGAACTTTGCCATCGGCGCCACATACTTCCTGACCAAAGCGGACTACGCCAGCGCCACTGGCTATCGCGATGCCAACGCCAATACCCTGCAGTTGGACGCAGAAGCGAAGTTCTAA
- a CDS encoding anti-sigma factor family protein, translated as MLTCKEQVARSSDYLDGQLTFRERLLVRHHLMFCPNCRRFIRQMRLMQATLKIMPDEPVEGVDALAQRLAAERLKDHKDGE; from the coding sequence ATGTTGACCTGTAAAGAACAAGTGGCACGTTCCAGTGACTATCTCGATGGGCAACTGACCTTTCGCGAGCGTCTGCTGGTGCGTCATCACTTGATGTTTTGCCCGAACTGCCGGCGCTTTATCCGTCAGATGCGCCTCATGCAGGCAACCCTGAAGATCATGCCGGACGAGCCGGTAGAGGGTGTGGATGCCCTGGCGCAGCGGCTGGCTGCCGAGCGGCTCAAGGATCACAAAGACGGGGAATAA
- a CDS encoding RNA polymerase sigma factor, with translation MAAADDAHLLERLLQGEQRAFKELVTTYQSAMRAVAYAIVGQRHADEVVQDAWLSVVRNLSKFEGRSSLKTWLLTITANAAKGRYKQNRREVLLDDLPSPHGTIGDDRFTPDDGHWAVAPYAWHQDTPEALLTEDELRKCLEHTLLSLSALQSSVLVLRERQGLELEEICNLLTLSLSNVRVLLHRARLKVFATVEHFEETGEC, from the coding sequence ATGGCAGCAGCGGACGACGCGCACCTGCTTGAACGGCTGCTCCAGGGTGAGCAACGGGCCTTCAAGGAGCTGGTCACCACCTACCAGAGCGCCATGCGGGCGGTGGCGTATGCCATCGTCGGCCAGCGCCACGCCGATGAAGTCGTGCAGGATGCGTGGCTGTCGGTGGTGCGCAACCTGTCCAAGTTCGAAGGGCGTTCCAGCCTAAAGACCTGGCTGCTGACCATTACCGCCAACGCCGCCAAGGGGCGCTACAAGCAGAATCGACGCGAGGTATTGCTCGACGACCTGCCTTCGCCCCATGGCACGATCGGCGATGATCGCTTCACCCCCGACGATGGGCACTGGGCGGTAGCGCCCTACGCCTGGCACCAGGACACCCCGGAAGCCCTGCTGACCGAGGATGAGCTGCGTAAATGCCTGGAGCATACGTTGCTGAGTCTGTCGGCGTTGCAAAGCAGCGTGCTCGTGCTGCGTGAACGCCAGGGCCTGGAGTTGGAAGAAATCTGTAATCTTCTGACGCTGTCGCTCTCCAATGTCCGTGTGCTGTTGCATCGAGCACGGCTTAAAGTCTTCGCGACGGTGGAGCATTTTGAGGAAACGGGCGAATGTTGA
- a CDS encoding beta-ketoacyl-ACP synthase III: protein MHNVVISGTGLYTPANSISNEELVQSFNAYVHQFNSDNADAIERGEVQALTESSAAFIEKASGIKSRFVMDKDGILDPQRMTPRLPERSNDEWSVLCQMAVGAAEQALQRAGKTAADIDGVIVACSNLQRAYPAIAIEVQEALGIEGFGFDMNVACSSATFGIQNAANSIQLGQARAILMVNPEVCTGHLNFRDRDSHFIFGDAATAVVLERADLATSKHQFDVVSTKLLTKFSNNIRNNFGFLNRTAPEGVGAPDKLFVQEGRKVFRDVCPMVAELIGVHLEENQLNVADVKRFWLHQANLSMNHLIVKKLLGREASVEEAPVILDTYANTSSAGSVIAFHTYQDDLPEGSIAVLSSFGAGYSIGSVILRKR from the coding sequence GTGCATAACGTCGTCATCAGCGGCACTGGCCTGTACACCCCGGCCAACAGCATCTCAAACGAAGAGCTGGTGCAGTCTTTCAATGCCTACGTGCATCAGTTCAACAGCGACAATGCCGACGCCATCGAGCGCGGTGAAGTGCAGGCGCTGACTGAATCCAGTGCAGCCTTCATCGAAAAAGCCTCGGGTATCAAGAGTCGCTTCGTGATGGACAAAGACGGCATTCTCGACCCTCAGCGCATGACCCCACGCCTGCCCGAGCGCAGCAACGATGAGTGGTCGGTACTCTGCCAGATGGCCGTCGGCGCCGCTGAACAAGCCCTGCAGCGCGCCGGCAAGACCGCCGCTGACATCGACGGTGTGATCGTCGCCTGTTCCAACCTGCAGCGCGCCTACCCGGCCATCGCCATTGAAGTCCAGGAAGCCCTGGGCATCGAGGGTTTTGGATTTGACATGAACGTGGCGTGTTCCTCGGCCACCTTCGGCATCCAGAATGCCGCCAACAGCATCCAGCTGGGGCAGGCGCGGGCGATCCTGATGGTCAACCCGGAAGTCTGCACCGGTCACCTGAACTTCCGCGACCGCGACAGTCACTTCATCTTTGGTGACGCGGCCACTGCCGTGGTCCTGGAGCGTGCCGACCTGGCGACCTCCAAGCATCAGTTCGACGTGGTAAGCACCAAGCTGCTGACCAAGTTCTCCAATAACATCCGTAACAACTTCGGTTTCCTCAACCGCACTGCGCCAGAGGGTGTCGGCGCGCCAGACAAGCTGTTCGTACAGGAAGGCCGCAAGGTGTTCCGTGATGTGTGCCCGATGGTGGCTGAGCTGATTGGCGTGCACCTGGAAGAAAACCAGCTGAACGTGGCCGATGTGAAACGCTTCTGGCTGCACCAGGCCAACCTGAGCATGAACCACCTGATCGTGAAGAAACTGCTGGGCCGTGAAGCGTCGGTGGAAGAAGCACCGGTGATCCTCGATACCTACGCCAACACCAGCTCGGCGGGGTCGGTGATTGCGTTCCACACCTACCAGGATGACCTGCCCGAGGGCTCCATTGCGGTGCTCAGTTCGTTCGGCGCGGGTTACTCGATCGGCAGCGTGATCCTGCGCAAACGCTGA
- the hrpA gene encoding ATP-dependent RNA helicase HrpA: MTDQAPTIDQLLKNLDHAMLADRHRLRRQLLELRKKPDEEKLAQWVARMQASCAQVTARRASLPVIRYDDSLPIAAKRDEIKEALNKHQVLIIAGETGSGKTTQLPKICLEIGRGQFGLIGHTQPRRIAARSVASRVAEELATPLGALVGYQVRFEDQSDSNTLIKLMTDGILLAETQNDRYLERYDTIIVDEAHERSLNIDFLLGYLKTLLPRRPDLKVIITSATIDLERFSKHFDDAPIVEVSGRTFPVDTWYRPLTLEQDEEGNRVDDDLTVDQAILATLDEIAAYERSERRSPGDVLVFLPGEREIRDAADMLRKAQLKHTEILPLYARLSPAEQQRIFQSHPGRRVVLATNVAETSLTVPGIRYVIDSGTARISRYSYRAKVQRLPIEAISQASANQRKGRCGRVEPGICIRLYSEEDFIGRPEFTDPEILRTNLAAVILQMLHLRLGEITDFPFIEPPDGKAISDGFNLLQELSAVDRNSQLTPLGRQLARLPVDPRMGRMLLEAAKLGSLQEVLIVASAMSIQDPRERPPERQQAADQAHAQWKDPDSDFAGLVNLWRGFEEQRQELTASPLRNWCRKNFLNYLRLREWRDSHRQLSLICRDMQLTVNKEPADFPKLHKAVLSGLLSQIGQKTEDGDYLGARQRRFWIHPSSGIGKKRPQWLMTAELVETTKLYARMVAKIDADWIEPLAGHLIKKNHFEPHWEKKRGQVVAFEQITLFGLIVVGRRPVHYGPIDPVVSRELFIREGLVRGEIQSRAKCLTANQQLLEQLDELEAKARRRDILADEETLFAFYDARLPAEIHQTATFDSWYKVNSQKDPQLLIMREEDVLAREASEVTAAHYPDTLHLGDLELALSYHFEPNHPRDGVTLRVPAPLLPALPPERLEWLVPGVIEAKCIALVRNLPKALRKNFVPVPDFVKAALQRIEFGQGSLPQALGRELLRMTGARVSDEAWAEAAQQVESHLKMNLEVVDGQGKFLGEGRDLAELTARFAEASQAALAVPQTAKSQQPVEAKVFAAVAEKTQQKIAGLSMTVYPALVEDNGTVKEGRFSTAAEAEFQHRRALQRLLMQQLAEPAKFLRGKLPGLTELGLMYRELGRIDALVEDILLASLDTCVLEGEASLPRDGAGLAALAERKRGSWTEHAERLARLTLEVLKLWHGLQKRFKGKIDLAQAVALNDIKQQLSNLVYPGFVRETPAPWFKELPRYLKAIELRLEKLPSQVQKDRVWSGELGGLWTQYENRLKKHAQEGKRDPQLELYRWWLEEYRVSLFAQQLGTKVPISDKRLSKQWSLVDA; the protein is encoded by the coding sequence ATGACCGACCAAGCGCCCACTATCGACCAACTGCTCAAAAACCTCGATCACGCCATGCTCGCCGACCGCCACCGCTTGCGTCGGCAGCTGCTTGAGCTGCGCAAGAAGCCCGACGAGGAAAAGCTGGCGCAGTGGGTCGCGCGCATGCAGGCGTCCTGTGCCCAGGTCACGGCGCGGCGTGCCAGCCTGCCGGTGATTCGCTACGACGACAGCCTGCCGATTGCGGCCAAGCGCGATGAGATCAAAGAGGCACTGAACAAGCACCAGGTGCTGATCATTGCCGGTGAGACCGGTTCGGGTAAAACCACCCAGTTGCCGAAGATCTGCCTGGAAATCGGTCGTGGCCAGTTCGGCCTGATCGGTCACACCCAGCCACGCCGTATCGCCGCACGCAGCGTGGCCAGCCGGGTTGCCGAGGAGCTGGCGACACCGCTTGGCGCGCTGGTCGGCTATCAGGTGCGCTTCGAAGACCAAAGCGATTCCAACACGCTGATCAAGCTGATGACCGACGGTATCCTGCTGGCGGAAACCCAGAACGACCGCTACCTGGAACGCTACGACACGATCATCGTCGACGAAGCCCACGAACGCAGCCTGAACATCGACTTCCTGCTGGGTTACCTGAAAACCCTGCTGCCGCGTCGCCCGGACCTGAAGGTCATCATCACCTCGGCGACCATCGACCTGGAGCGCTTCTCCAAGCATTTCGACGATGCGCCCATTGTGGAAGTGTCGGGCCGTACCTTCCCGGTGGACACCTGGTACCGACCGCTGACCCTGGAGCAGGACGAAGAGGGCAACCGCGTCGATGATGACTTGACGGTTGACCAGGCGATCCTTGCCACCCTCGACGAAATCGCGGCTTATGAGCGCAGCGAGCGACGCAGCCCCGGCGATGTGCTGGTGTTTTTGCCGGGTGAGCGCGAGATCCGCGACGCCGCCGACATGCTGCGCAAGGCCCAGCTCAAGCACACCGAGATCCTGCCGCTGTACGCACGCCTGTCGCCGGCCGAACAGCAGCGCATTTTCCAGTCGCATCCGGGCCGGCGCGTGGTGCTGGCGACCAACGTCGCGGAGACCTCGCTGACCGTGCCGGGCATTCGTTATGTGATCGACAGCGGTACCGCGCGCATCAGCCGCTACAGCTACCGCGCCAAGGTGCAGCGCCTGCCGATCGAGGCGATTTCCCAGGCCAGCGCCAATCAGCGTAAAGGCCGCTGTGGTCGGGTCGAGCCGGGGATTTGCATCCGCTTGTACAGCGAGGAAGATTTTATCGGCCGTCCGGAGTTCACCGACCCGGAAATTCTGCGCACCAACCTCGCTGCCGTGATCCTGCAGATGCTGCACCTGCGCCTTGGCGAAATCACCGACTTCCCGTTTATCGAGCCGCCTGACGGCAAGGCCATCAGCGACGGTTTCAACCTGCTGCAAGAGCTGTCGGCGGTTGACCGCAACAGCCAGCTCACCCCGCTGGGCCGTCAGTTGGCGCGCCTGCCGGTAGACCCGCGCATGGGCCGCATGTTGCTCGAAGCGGCCAAGCTCGGCAGCCTGCAGGAAGTGCTGATCGTCGCCAGCGCCATGTCGATCCAGGACCCACGCGAGCGCCCGCCGGAGCGTCAACAGGCCGCCGACCAGGCTCATGCTCAATGGAAAGACCCGGATTCGGATTTCGCCGGCTTGGTCAACCTATGGCGCGGTTTCGAAGAGCAGCGCCAGGAACTGACGGCCAGCCCGCTGCGTAACTGGTGTCGCAAGAACTTCCTCAATTATCTGCGCCTGCGCGAGTGGCGTGATTCTCATCGTCAGTTGAGCCTGATCTGCCGCGACATGCAGTTGACGGTCAACAAAGAGCCGGCGGACTTCCCGAAACTGCACAAGGCGGTGTTGTCCGGCCTGCTCAGCCAGATCGGCCAGAAGACTGAAGACGGCGATTACCTCGGCGCGCGTCAACGGCGTTTCTGGATTCACCCCTCGTCGGGCATCGGCAAGAAGCGTCCGCAATGGTTGATGACCGCCGAGTTGGTGGAGACCACCAAGCTGTATGCGCGCATGGTGGCCAAGATCGACGCCGACTGGATCGAGCCGCTGGCCGGGCACCTGATCAAGAAAAACCACTTTGAGCCCCACTGGGAGAAGAAACGCGGCCAGGTCGTGGCCTTTGAGCAGATCACCCTGTTCGGGCTGATCGTGGTCGGCCGTCGCCCGGTGCATTACGGGCCGATTGACCCGGTGGTGTCCCGCGAGTTGTTTATCCGCGAAGGCCTGGTGCGTGGCGAGATCCAATCGCGGGCTAAATGCCTCACCGCCAACCAGCAGTTGCTGGAGCAACTCGACGAACTGGAAGCCAAGGCGCGCCGTCGCGATATCCTGGCGGATGAAGAAACGCTGTTCGCCTTCTACGATGCGCGTTTGCCGGCGGAGATTCACCAGACCGCGACCTTCGACAGCTGGTACAAGGTCAACAGCCAGAAAGACCCGCAATTGCTGATCATGCGCGAGGAAGACGTGCTGGCCCGCGAGGCCAGTGAAGTCACCGCCGCGCATTACCCGGACACCCTGCACCTGGGCGACCTGGAACTGGCGTTGAGTTACCACTTCGAACCCAACCACCCGCGTGACGGCGTGACCCTGCGCGTGCCGGCACCGTTGCTGCCGGCGCTGCCGCCCGAGCGCCTGGAGTGGCTGGTGCCCGGGGTGATCGAAGCCAAGTGCATCGCCCTGGTGCGCAACCTGCCCAAGGCGCTGCGCAAGAATTTCGTGCCGGTGCCGGACTTCGTCAAGGCCGCCCTGCAACGCATCGAATTCGGCCAGGGCTCGTTGCCCCAGGCGCTGGGCCGCGAGTTGCTGCGCATGACCGGGGCACGGGTCAGCGATGAGGCCTGGGCCGAAGCCGCGCAGCAGGTCGAAAGCCACCTGAAGATGAACCTGGAAGTGGTCGACGGCCAGGGTAAGTTCCTCGGCGAAGGCCGCGACCTGGCTGAGCTGACGGCGCGGTTTGCCGAGGCCAGCCAGGCCGCGCTGGCCGTGCCGCAGACTGCGAAAAGCCAACAGCCGGTGGAAGCCAAGGTATTTGCGGCGGTGGCCGAAAAGACGCAGCAGAAGATCGCCGGGCTGTCGATGACGGTGTACCCGGCGCTGGTGGAAGACAATGGCACGGTCAAGGAAGGGCGCTTCTCCACCGCCGCCGAGGCTGAGTTCCAGCATCGCCGTGCGTTGCAGCGCCTGCTGATGCAGCAACTGGCGGAACCGGCGAAATTCCTGCGCGGCAAATTGCCGGGCCTGACCGAACTGGGGCTGATGTACCGCGAACTGGGGCGTATCGATGCGCTGGTAGAAGACATTCTGCTGGCCAGCCTCGACACGTGCGTGTTGGAAGGCGAAGCCAGCCTGCCGCGTGACGGCGCCGGTTTGGCGGCCTTGGCCGAGCGCAAGCGCGGCAGTTGGACAGAACACGCCGAACGGCTGGCGCGCCTGACCCTGGAGGTGCTGAAACTCTGGCATGGCTTGCAAAAACGCTTCAAAGGCAAGATCGACCTGGCCCAGGCCGTGGCCTTGAACGACATCAAGCAGCAGTTGAGCAACCTGGTCTACCCAGGGTTTGTGCGGGAAACGCCGGCGCCGTGGTTCAAGGAGTTGCCGCGTTACCTCAAGGCCATCGAGTTGCGCCTGGAGAAATTGCCCAGCCAGGTGCAAAAAGACCGGGTTTGGAGCGGCGAACTGGGCGGTCTGTGGACGCAGTATGAAAACCGTTTGAAAAAACATGCCCAGGAAGGCAAGCGCGATCCCCAGCTGGAGCTGTATCGCTGGTGGTTGGAGGAATATCGGGTGTCATTGTTTGCCCAGCAGTTGGGGACCAAGGTGCCGATTTCCGACAAGCGCCTGAGCAAGCAATGGAGTTTGGTAGACGCCTGA
- the aceK gene encoding bifunctional isocitrate dehydrogenase kinase/phosphatase → MSQSALAVAQMILDGFDDYREHFRQITDGARERFEKAQWQQGQAASAARINLYEEKVSEVTARLREHFDGAALLDIEVWPLVKSAYIGLIDLRFDDELSETWYNSIFCGLFSHDLISDGCMFVHTTRPSLRRARAAQTRTYMPTGKIPEMLVQIFADYRFSEPYGDLAADLNRLESQLRESLPDWVCKDPDLKVELFSSVLYRNKGAYLVGRIYTRDEQWPLVIPLLHREGQGIQIDALITDEADVSIIFSFTRSYFMVDVPVPAEFIGFLKRILPGKHIAELYTSIGFYKHGKSEFYRALINHLATTDDQFIMAPGVRGMVMSVFTLPGFNTVFKIIKDRFSPSKNVNRSTVIEKYRLVKSVDRVGRMADTQEFADFRFPLSKFEPQCLAELLEVAAGTVEVEGDTVLIRHCWTERRMTPLNLYLDNANAAQVRDALEDYGLAIKQLAAANIFPGDMLLKNFGVTRHGRVVFYDYDEICFLTEANFRHIPAPRTPEDEMASEPWYSIGPLDVFPEEFPPFLFADAGQRKLFDELHGELYNADYWKGLQEAIRAGKVIDVFPYRRKEPARP, encoded by the coding sequence ATGTCGCAGTCCGCCCTCGCTGTCGCCCAGATGATCCTCGATGGCTTCGACGATTACCGTGAGCACTTCCGCCAGATCACCGACGGCGCCCGCGAGCGTTTTGAAAAGGCCCAGTGGCAACAGGGCCAGGCAGCGTCTGCGGCACGGATCAACCTCTACGAAGAAAAAGTCAGCGAAGTCACCGCGCGCCTGCGTGAGCACTTCGACGGCGCCGCGTTACTCGACATTGAGGTGTGGCCGCTGGTGAAAAGCGCCTACATTGGCCTGATTGACCTGCGCTTCGACGATGAGTTGTCGGAGACCTGGTACAACTCGATCTTCTGCGGCCTGTTCAGTCACGACCTGATCAGCGACGGCTGCATGTTTGTCCACACCACCCGGCCCAGCCTGCGCCGCGCACGGGCAGCACAGACGCGCACCTACATGCCTACCGGGAAAATCCCGGAAATGCTCGTGCAGATCTTTGCCGACTACCGTTTCAGCGAACCCTACGGGGACCTGGCCGCCGACCTTAATCGCCTCGAAAGCCAGCTGCGCGAAAGCCTGCCGGACTGGGTGTGCAAGGACCCGGACCTCAAGGTCGAGCTGTTTTCCTCGGTGCTCTACCGTAATAAAGGCGCGTACCTCGTAGGACGCATCTACACCCGCGACGAACAATGGCCGCTGGTGATTCCGCTGTTGCACCGTGAAGGGCAGGGTATCCAGATCGATGCGCTGATCACCGACGAAGCCGATGTGTCGATCATCTTCTCGTTCACCCGTTCTTACTTCATGGTCGACGTACCGGTGCCGGCGGAGTTCATCGGCTTCCTCAAGCGCATCCTGCCGGGCAAGCACATTGCCGAGTTGTATACCTCCATTGGTTTCTACAAGCACGGCAAGTCGGAGTTCTACCGCGCGCTGATCAACCACCTGGCTACCACCGACGATCAGTTCATCATGGCCCCTGGCGTACGGGGCATGGTCATGAGCGTGTTTACCCTGCCGGGCTTCAACACGGTGTTCAAGATCATCAAGGACCGTTTTTCGCCGTCGAAAAACGTTAACCGCTCCACGGTGATCGAGAAATACCGCCTGGTTAAAAGCGTCGATCGCGTCGGGCGCATGGCCGACACCCAGGAGTTCGCCGACTTCCGTTTCCCCCTGAGCAAGTTTGAACCGCAGTGCCTGGCCGAGTTATTGGAAGTGGCTGCCGGTACCGTCGAAGTGGAAGGCGATACCGTCCTTATCCGTCACTGCTGGACCGAACGGCGCATGACCCCGCTCAACCTCTACCTCGACAATGCCAACGCCGCCCAGGTGCGCGATGCCCTGGAAGACTACGGCCTGGCGATCAAGCAATTGGCGGCGGCGAATATCTTCCCCGGCGATATGCTGCTGAAGAACTTCGGCGTCACTCGACACGGCCGCGTGGTGTTCTACGACTACGACGAAATCTGCTTTCTCACCGAGGCCAACTTCCGCCATATACCGGCACCGCGCACCCCCGAGGATGAAATGGCCTCCGAGCCCTGGTACTCCATCGGCCCGCTGGACGTGTTCCCCGAGGAATTCCCGCCGTTCCTGTTCGCCGACGCCGGCCAGCGCAAGCTGTTCGATGAGTTGCATGGCGAGCTGTACAACGCCGATTACTGGAAGGGCCTGCAGGAGGCGATTAGGGCGGGGAAGGTGATTGATGTGTTTCCGTATCGGCGCAAAGAGCCCGCCCGCCCTTGA
- a CDS encoding methyl-accepting chemotaxis protein yields the protein MRIGLRASLSFAVLASLLVIVGMFGLGQMAKLRQSALVIEESWMPSIENIHDSAAYVASIRLEALRLATTDESRVRDTSKALLTRQRTELQGLLERHETLLSGEAERDLLNTLKANVTTYLAIVNQMIALVDKDQQQDAIDLLTSRLAPQGTVLNQSLEDLIVFNQNGVEAAADSAAQMYSSAQWIVGLIIVFALIATLLLAWLLTRSITAPLGQALIVARTIAGGDLSQPITVDGKDEPAQLLTALATMQTQLQGTIRGISESAQQLASAAEEMSSVMEQSTRGLQAQNDEIEQAATAVTEMSAAVDEVAGNAVSSAEASQASDEDSKHGHYQISETISSIQNLVDEVLGASNKAEGLAVQAQDISKVLEVIRGIAGQTNLLALNAAIEAARAGEAGRGFAVVADEVRSLAQRTQDSTEEIEQMITGIQRGTQDTVDALNSSAEHAGQTLQRANGAGNALEKITAAISQISQRNLVIASAAEQQALVARDVDRSLVNIRDLSTQTAAGATQTSAASQELSRLAVDLNGLVTRFVL from the coding sequence ATGAGGATCGGCCTGCGTGCCAGTCTGAGTTTTGCGGTTTTGGCCAGCTTGCTGGTGATTGTGGGGATGTTTGGCCTGGGCCAGATGGCCAAGCTGCGGCAAAGCGCGCTGGTCATCGAAGAATCGTGGATGCCGAGCATCGAGAACATCCACGACAGCGCGGCCTACGTGGCCAGCATCCGCCTGGAGGCCTTGCGCCTGGCGACGACTGACGAGTCGCGGGTGCGCGACACCAGCAAAGCCCTGCTTACCCGCCAGCGTACTGAACTGCAAGGGCTACTGGAGCGCCACGAAACCTTGCTGAGCGGTGAGGCCGAGCGCGACTTGCTGAACACGTTGAAAGCCAATGTGACCACCTACCTCGCCATCGTGAACCAGATGATCGCCCTGGTGGACAAGGATCAGCAACAAGACGCCATCGACCTGCTCACCAGCCGCCTCGCCCCCCAAGGCACGGTCCTCAACCAGAGCCTGGAAGACCTGATCGTGTTCAACCAGAACGGCGTCGAAGCGGCGGCGGATTCGGCGGCGCAGATGTATTCCAGCGCCCAGTGGATCGTCGGCCTGATCATCGTCTTCGCACTGATCGCCACCTTGCTGCTCGCCTGGCTGCTGACCCGCAGCATCACTGCCCCGCTGGGCCAGGCCCTGATCGTGGCACGCACCATTGCCGGCGGCGACCTGAGCCAGCCGATCACTGTCGACGGCAAGGACGAACCCGCCCAATTGCTCACGGCCCTGGCCACCATGCAGACGCAATTGCAGGGCACCATCCGTGGCATCAGCGAGTCGGCGCAGCAACTGGCGTCGGCGGCCGAAGAAATGAGCTCGGTGATGGAACAAAGCACCCGTGGCCTGCAGGCGCAGAACGATGAGATCGAACAGGCCGCCACCGCCGTGACCGAAATGAGCGCGGCGGTGGACGAAGTCGCGGGCAATGCAGTGTCCAGCGCCGAGGCGTCCCAGGCGTCCGACGAGGACAGCAAGCACGGCCACTACCAGATCAGCGAAACCATCAGCTCGATCCAGAACCTGGTCGACGAAGTGCTCGGCGCCTCCAACAAGGCCGAAGGCCTGGCAGTCCAGGCCCAGGACATCAGCAAGGTGCTGGAAGTGATTCGTGGCATCGCCGGGCAGACCAACCTGCTGGCGCTCAACGCCGCCATCGAGGCAGCCCGCGCAGGTGAGGCCGGGCGTGGTTTTGCGGTGGTGGCCGATGAAGTGCGCTCCCTGGCGCAACGCACCCAGGATTCCACCGAAGAAATCGAGCAGATGATCACCGGTATCCAGCGCGGTACCCAAGACACCGTCGACGCCCTGAACAGCAGCGCCGAACACGCCGGCCAGACCTTGCAACGGGCCAACGGCGCCGGCAATGCCCTGGAAAAAATCACCGCCGCCATCTCGCAGATCAGCCAGCGCAACCTGGTGATCGCCAGCGCCGCCGAGCAGCAGGCGCTGGTGGCACGCGATGTGGATCGCAGCCTGGTGAACATCCGCGACCTGTCCACCCAGACCGCCGCCGGCGCCACCCAGACCTCGGCCGCCAGCCAGGAGCTGTCACGCCTGGCGGTGGACCTGAATGGGCTGGTGACGCGGTTTGTCCTGTAA